In Nicotiana tabacum cultivar K326 chromosome 17, ASM71507v2, whole genome shotgun sequence, one DNA window encodes the following:
- the LOC107824660 gene encoding olee1-like protein, with the protein MAKSAVIFFVSAICLFSLLGLTQASEKPQFIVEGIVYCDPCRSAFKTNLSQPLAGAGVRLQCRHPETEEVTITIASETNTTGYYHLLVEGDHENEICETYLTKSSKEDCSEIPDEVHTKESSRVTLTNNNGIAGNLREANALFFLAKNASSECAQEFEDMQYIPELKDVNQA; encoded by the exons ATGGCAAAATCAGCAGTAATCTTCTTTGTTAGTGCTATTTGCTTGTTCTCCCTGCTAGGGCTTACTCAAGCCTCTGAAAAACCTCAATTCATTGTTGAAGGAATTGTCTATTGTGATCCTTGTCGTTCAGCATTCAAAACCAATCTTAGTCAGCCCTTAGCAG GCGCGGGTGTGCGGTTGCAATGCCGACATCCTGAAACTGAAGAAGTCACCATCACAATCGCTAGCGAAACCAACACCACTGGATATTATCATCTGCTGGTAGAAGGAGACCACGAGAATGAAATCTGCGAAACTTATTTGACAAAGAGTTCAAAGGAAGATTGCAGTGAGATTCCAGATGAAGTTCATACAAAAGAATCATCAAGAGTTACTCTCACTAACAACAATGGCATTGCTGGAAATTTACGTGAAGCCAATGCTCTCTTTTTCTTGGCCAAAAATGCCTCATCAGAGTGTGCACAAGAATTCGAGGATATGCAATATATCCCCGAACTTAAAGATGTGAACCAGGCATGA